One stretch of Sinomonas terrae DNA includes these proteins:
- the ffh gene encoding signal recognition particle protein: MFNSLSDRLTATFKNLRGKGRLSEADVDATVREIRRALLDADVAVPVVRDFAARVRERALGAEVAAALNPSQQVVKIVNDELVAILGGETRRIRLAKNPPTVIMLAGLQGAGKTTLAGKLAKWLKGQGHSPILVAADLQRPNAVTQLQVVGNRAGVPVYAPHPGVQSEFEAATGDPVGVARGGVEEARQKLNDVVIVDTAGRLGIDAELMQQAADIRAAVNPDEVLFVIDAMIGQDAVNTAKAFEEGVDFTGVVLTKLDGDARGGAALSVASVTGRPVMFASTGEGLDDFELFHPDRMASRILDMGDVMTLIEQAEKNWDRDEAARMAKKFADQEDFTLEDFLTQMQQIRKMGSMKKLLGMMPGAAQFRQQLEQFDEREIDRVEAIVRSMTPHERVAPKIINGSRRARIARGSGVHVSEVNGLLERFGQAQKMMRRMAAGGGIPGMPGMPGMGGGSRKPGGKNNKKKARSGNPAKAAQQLREAEQRRAAGASNAVKAGSSFGQQASEDFDPASLNLPKGFDKFLGK, translated from the coding sequence GTGTTCAACTCCCTCTCGGACCGTCTGACTGCGACGTTCAAGAACCTCCGCGGCAAAGGCCGCCTGAGCGAAGCCGACGTCGACGCTACCGTCCGCGAGATCCGGCGTGCCCTGCTCGACGCCGACGTCGCCGTTCCCGTCGTACGCGATTTTGCCGCCAGAGTGCGCGAGCGCGCGCTGGGCGCCGAGGTCGCCGCCGCGCTCAACCCGAGCCAGCAGGTCGTCAAGATCGTCAACGACGAGCTCGTGGCGATCCTCGGCGGCGAGACCCGGCGCATCCGCCTCGCGAAGAATCCTCCGACGGTCATCATGCTCGCCGGCCTCCAGGGCGCGGGCAAGACGACGCTGGCCGGCAAGCTCGCGAAGTGGCTCAAGGGCCAGGGACACTCGCCCATCCTCGTCGCGGCCGACCTCCAGCGCCCCAACGCGGTCACGCAGCTGCAGGTCGTCGGCAATCGCGCAGGTGTTCCGGTCTACGCCCCGCATCCTGGTGTGCAATCCGAGTTCGAGGCGGCAACCGGCGATCCCGTGGGCGTCGCCCGCGGGGGCGTCGAGGAAGCGCGCCAGAAGCTGAATGATGTCGTGATCGTCGACACGGCTGGACGCCTCGGCATCGACGCAGAGCTCATGCAGCAGGCCGCGGACATCAGGGCCGCGGTCAACCCGGACGAGGTCCTGTTCGTCATCGACGCGATGATCGGCCAGGACGCCGTCAACACCGCGAAGGCGTTCGAGGAGGGTGTCGACTTCACCGGCGTCGTCCTGACGAAGCTCGACGGCGACGCGCGCGGTGGTGCTGCCCTCTCCGTCGCGTCGGTCACGGGCCGTCCGGTGATGTTCGCGTCGACCGGCGAGGGCCTCGACGACTTCGAGCTCTTCCACCCCGACCGCATGGCCTCGCGCATCCTCGACATGGGCGACGTCATGACGCTCATCGAGCAGGCCGAGAAGAACTGGGACCGGGACGAGGCAGCCCGGATGGCGAAGAAGTTCGCCGACCAGGAGGACTTCACGCTTGAGGACTTCCTGACCCAGATGCAGCAGATCCGCAAGATGGGCTCGATGAAGAAGCTGCTCGGGATGATGCCGGGCGCGGCCCAGTTCCGGCAGCAGCTCGAGCAGTTCGACGAGCGTGAGATTGACCGTGTCGAGGCCATCGTCCGTTCGATGACCCCGCATGAGCGCGTAGCACCGAAGATCATCAACGGTTCGCGCCGTGCGCGCATTGCTCGGGGTTCGGGCGTGCATGTCTCCGAGGTCAACGGCCTGCTCGAGCGCTTCGGGCAGGCGCAGAAGATGATGCGCCGTATGGCCGCAGGCGGGGGAATTCCCGGAATGCCCGGCATGCCGGGCATGGGCGGCGGCTCCCGCAAGCCCGGCGGCAAGAACAACAAGAAGAAGGCCCGCTCGGGGAACCCCGCGAAGGCTGCTCAGCAGCTCCGCGAGGCCGAGCAGCGCCGCGCTGCCGGCGCGTCGAACGCGGTCAAGGCGGGTTCCTCCTTCGGCCAGCAGGCCTCCGAGGACTTCGATCCGGCGTCGCTCAACCTGCCCAAGGGCTTCGACAAGTTCCTGGGGAAGTAA
- a CDS encoding VOC family protein, translated as MSLPSSLSTPSQDLLPADLSMGTVMLKVGDMSLMLDYYQRALGLVPLTESLGGVYLGRKGVPIIHLSPAAGLQIPGRGEAGLFHTAILFDNRSDLAATVATAAQYDPRLFAGSADHLVSEAFYFTDPEGNGVELYFDKPRGTWEWHGDQVVMDSLPLPPQGFLQSNLTEQAVAGQSEAAAGVGHVHLQVGDVATAHRFYVQTLGFEQTAGWHGQALFVSAGKYHHHMAMNVWNSRGAGPRKDTLGLGEVLIQVPDSDDLLAAADRLKTAKVATQHTGLELRFEDPWRNRIRMASVAA; from the coding sequence ATGAGCCTGCCGTCCAGCCTCTCCACGCCGAGCCAGGATCTCCTTCCAGCCGATCTCAGCATGGGCACCGTCATGCTCAAGGTCGGGGACATGAGCCTCATGCTCGACTACTACCAGCGCGCCCTCGGGCTCGTGCCCCTCACGGAATCCCTCGGAGGCGTGTACCTCGGCCGCAAAGGCGTCCCGATCATCCACCTGAGCCCCGCGGCGGGGCTCCAGATCCCCGGACGAGGCGAAGCCGGACTGTTCCATACGGCGATCCTCTTCGACAATCGTTCGGATCTGGCGGCTACGGTCGCGACCGCCGCGCAGTATGACCCGCGTCTCTTCGCGGGCAGCGCCGACCATCTGGTCTCCGAAGCTTTCTACTTCACCGATCCCGAGGGCAACGGCGTCGAGCTCTATTTCGACAAGCCGCGCGGAACGTGGGAGTGGCACGGCGACCAGGTCGTCATGGACAGCCTCCCACTTCCGCCCCAAGGCTTCCTTCAGTCCAACCTGACAGAGCAGGCCGTGGCCGGGCAGAGCGAGGCTGCAGCCGGAGTCGGTCACGTCCATCTCCAGGTTGGGGACGTGGCGACGGCCCACCGGTTCTACGTGCAGACCCTGGGCTTCGAGCAGACGGCGGGATGGCATGGCCAGGCGCTCTTCGTCTCGGCAGGCAAGTACCACCACCACATGGCCATGAACGTCTGGAACAGCCGCGGCGCGGGTCCGCGCAAAGACACACTGGGGCTCGGGGAAGTCCTCATCCAGGTTCCCGACAGCGACGACCTCCTCGCTGCGGCGGACCGTCTCAAGACGGCGAAAGTGGCGACGCAGCACACCGGGCTGGAGCTTCGCTTCGAGGATCCGTGGCGCAATCGCATCCGCATGGCATCCGTGGCAGCGTGA
- a CDS encoding ribonuclease HII gives MTAIDSVRVRPSSRKPAAPAPTLRYVRQLAAEHGPLVAGCDEVGRGALAGPVSVGVVVVDVRSVRTRTVLRDSKLLTPEKRVELVPLVRSWGVASAVGHASADEIDAFGLMEALRLAGTRALAEIALAGVVPDVVHLDGNYDWLGRGGQDALFGDAATGPATPVRTMIKADMKCQAVAAASILAKVERDTLMMELGAEDPRFGWAVNKGYATPEHRAALVEFGPTAWHRRSWHLEGAAVLLDDDGKMGL, from the coding sequence ATGACTGCCATCGACTCCGTCCGCGTCCGCCCCTCGTCACGGAAGCCTGCCGCTCCCGCCCCGACCTTGCGGTACGTCCGTCAGCTCGCGGCTGAGCACGGTCCGCTCGTAGCGGGGTGCGACGAAGTGGGCCGTGGGGCTCTTGCTGGCCCTGTGAGCGTCGGGGTGGTGGTTGTCGATGTACGAAGCGTCCGCACCCGTACCGTTCTGCGGGACAGCAAGCTGCTGACTCCGGAGAAGAGGGTAGAACTCGTCCCGCTCGTGAGATCGTGGGGGGTCGCGAGCGCTGTCGGCCACGCGAGCGCCGACGAAATCGACGCCTTCGGGCTCATGGAGGCCCTCCGTCTCGCCGGCACCCGAGCTCTCGCGGAAATTGCCCTGGCCGGGGTCGTCCCCGACGTCGTCCACCTCGATGGCAACTACGACTGGCTCGGCCGCGGCGGCCAGGACGCGCTCTTCGGTGATGCTGCCACGGGGCCGGCTACCCCCGTTCGAACCATGATCAAGGCAGACATGAAGTGTCAGGCAGTTGCTGCCGCGAGCATCCTCGCGAAGGTGGAGCGGGACACTCTGATGATGGAGCTGGGTGCCGAGGATCCACGCTTTGGCTGGGCAGTCAACAAGGGCTACGCGACTCCTGAGCATCGCGCGGCGCTTGTCGAGTTCGGGCCTACGGCGTGGCATCGGCGCAGCTGGCACCTTGAAGGCGCCGCCGTGCTCCTCGACGACGATGGGAAGATGGGACTATGA
- the rplS gene encoding 50S ribosomal protein L19, whose protein sequence is MHHLDAVDAASLRSDIPTFAPGDTIKVHVNIIEGKNSRVQVFQGFVVGRQGHGVRETFTVRKVSFGVGVERTFPVHSPIIEKIEVVTKGDVRRAKLYYMRALRGKAAKIKEKRDYSTSK, encoded by the coding sequence ATGCATCATCTCGACGCTGTCGACGCCGCCTCCCTGCGCTCCGACATCCCCACCTTCGCGCCCGGCGACACCATCAAGGTGCACGTCAACATCATCGAAGGCAAGAACTCCCGCGTTCAGGTCTTCCAGGGCTTCGTTGTTGGCCGTCAGGGCCACGGCGTCCGCGAGACCTTCACCGTCCGCAAGGTTTCCTTCGGTGTGGGTGTCGAGCGCACGTTCCCGGTTCACTCCCCGATCATCGAGAAGATCGAGGTCGTGACGAAGGGTGACGTTCGTCGTGCCAAGCTGTACTACATGCGTGCGCTCCGCGGCAAGGCCGCGAAGATCAAGGAGAAGCGCGACTACAGCACCTCCAAGTAA
- the lepB gene encoding signal peptidase I, producing MTAETDTDRSTRSERRPRLLGWRSALLGVVVAFVAWSLIRAFVVDVFYIPSGSMEPLLQPGDRIAVSRTAFESQPIQRGDVVVFDGRGSFAPLDSGRGWIADALQGAGEWLGVIPNETVFVKRVIGVAGDHVACCSPDGRLTVNGTPIEEPYLYPGDAPSTMKFDVIVPAGRLWLLGDHRSDSTDSRALLGAPGGGLVRTDRVIGEPIAILWPLDRLGTMTTTPKEVR from the coding sequence GTGACCGCTGAGACCGACACTGACCGCAGCACCCGGTCCGAGCGCCGGCCCAGGCTTCTGGGCTGGCGCTCGGCGCTTCTCGGCGTCGTTGTCGCGTTCGTTGCATGGAGCCTGATCCGGGCGTTCGTGGTGGATGTGTTCTACATTCCCTCCGGATCCATGGAGCCGCTGCTGCAGCCGGGCGACCGCATCGCAGTCTCCCGAACGGCCTTCGAATCCCAGCCGATCCAGCGCGGCGACGTCGTCGTCTTCGATGGACGCGGATCGTTCGCACCCCTCGACAGTGGGCGTGGTTGGATCGCCGACGCCCTGCAGGGGGCAGGGGAGTGGCTCGGCGTCATTCCCAATGAAACAGTGTTCGTCAAGCGGGTCATCGGCGTCGCGGGGGACCACGTCGCGTGCTGCAGCCCCGATGGACGGCTCACGGTCAACGGAACGCCGATCGAAGAGCCATATCTCTACCCCGGCGACGCTCCGAGCACGATGAAGTTCGATGTCATCGTTCCCGCAGGGCGTCTGTGGCTGCTCGGCGACCATCGGTCCGACTCCACCGATTCGCGGGCGCTGCTCGGGGCACCCGGCGGTGGGCTGGTCCGCACCGATCGCGTCATCGGCGAGCCGATCGCCATTCTCTGGCCCCTTGATAGATTGGGGACGATGACCACCACTCCGAAGGAGGTCCGGTGA
- the rpsP gene encoding 30S ribosomal protein S16 has protein sequence MAVKIRLKRFGKMRQPFYRIVVADSRTKRDGRAIEEIGKYHPIEEPSFIEVNSERAQYWLSVGAQPTEQVLALLKVTGDWQKFKGLPGQEGTLKAPKAKEAFVAPEKDSVIRPEAPKASKTADEAPAETTEAE, from the coding sequence GTGGCCGTTAAGATTCGCCTCAAGCGCTTCGGCAAGATGCGCCAGCCGTTCTACCGCATCGTCGTTGCGGACTCACGCACCAAGCGTGATGGCCGTGCAATCGAGGAGATCGGCAAGTACCACCCGATCGAGGAGCCTTCGTTCATCGAGGTCAACTCGGAGCGCGCGCAGTACTGGCTCTCTGTCGGCGCCCAGCCGACCGAGCAGGTTCTCGCCCTCCTCAAGGTGACCGGCGACTGGCAGAAGTTCAAGGGCCTTCCGGGCCAGGAGGGCACCCTCAAGGCCCCCAAGGCCAAAGAGGCCTTCGTGGCTCCCGAGAAGGATTCGGTGATCCGTCCGGAGGCGCCGAAGGCTTCGAAGACTGCCGACGAGGCTCCGGCCGAGACGACCGAGGCTGAGTAA
- the lepB gene encoding signal peptidase I: MTHGAETGPHDADQGPAAQEPKDPVDPARERNPRRGGLLSWIREIALILVISIVLSFVIKTFFFKAFYIPSESMVPTLEENDRIFVNLMVPRNFGLQRGDVIVFKDTKGWLPPSTDGTQNWFQKTLEFIGLLPDTSQQYLIKRLIGLPGDHVVCCDAQQRITVNGVALVEPYVNPAEVPRPVPFDVVVPAGDVWVMGDNRNHSSDSRFHNAAQPGNGFVDEKDIEGQAVVIAWPLNRLRTLSNYSSTFSSIPAPH; encoded by the coding sequence GTGACCCACGGGGCCGAGACAGGACCGCACGACGCCGACCAAGGCCCCGCAGCTCAGGAACCGAAGGATCCGGTCGATCCTGCGCGCGAGCGAAACCCGCGCCGAGGTGGGCTGCTGTCGTGGATTCGCGAGATCGCGCTCATCCTCGTCATCTCGATCGTGCTCTCGTTCGTCATCAAGACGTTCTTCTTCAAGGCGTTCTACATCCCCTCGGAATCGATGGTTCCGACGCTCGAAGAGAACGACCGGATCTTCGTGAACCTCATGGTGCCGCGCAACTTCGGCCTCCAGCGGGGCGACGTCATCGTCTTCAAGGACACGAAGGGATGGCTGCCGCCGTCGACCGATGGCACCCAGAACTGGTTCCAGAAGACCTTGGAATTCATCGGGCTGCTTCCGGACACGTCGCAGCAGTACCTCATCAAGCGCCTCATCGGCCTCCCCGGGGACCACGTTGTCTGCTGTGACGCCCAGCAGCGGATCACCGTCAACGGGGTGGCGCTCGTCGAGCCCTACGTCAACCCCGCGGAGGTGCCGCGGCCGGTGCCGTTCGACGTCGTCGTTCCGGCAGGCGACGTATGGGTGATGGGCGACAACCGCAATCACTCGTCCGACTCGCGGTTCCACAACGCCGCCCAGCCGGGCAACGGCTTCGTTGACGAGAAGGACATTGAGGGTCAAGCTGTCGTTATTGCTTGGCCGCTCAACCGGCTCAGGACCCTCAGCAACTACTCCAGCACCTTCTCGTCTATTCCTGCACCGCACTGA
- the trmD gene encoding tRNA (guanosine(37)-N1)-methyltransferase TrmD, translated as MRIDVVSIFPEYLAPLRLSLLGRAQEDGILELEVHDLREFTFDRHRTVDDTPYGGGAGMVMKPEPWALALEAVFTAHSERRGSDRQTERTTLGERPVLIVPSPAGEVFTQALAHELANEPTLAFACGRYEGIDERVLDWARERFEVRPVSLGDYVLNGGEVAVMAMVEAIARLIPGVVGNPESLVEESHSDGLLEYPVYTKPSSWRGLDVPEVLLSGNHGRIAKWRREQQLRRTAARRPELLDGADASQFSGGEREVLRELGYGVDDGGHLVRA; from the coding sequence ATGCGCATCGACGTCGTCAGCATCTTCCCGGAATATCTGGCGCCGCTCCGCCTTTCCCTGCTCGGCCGCGCGCAGGAAGACGGCATCCTCGAGCTCGAGGTGCACGATCTCCGCGAATTCACGTTCGACCGGCATCGCACGGTAGACGACACTCCCTACGGCGGCGGGGCGGGCATGGTCATGAAGCCCGAGCCTTGGGCGCTCGCCCTCGAAGCCGTCTTCACGGCGCATTCGGAGCGGCGTGGCTCCGATCGCCAGACGGAGCGCACCACTCTTGGCGAGCGGCCTGTCCTCATCGTGCCCTCGCCGGCCGGCGAGGTCTTCACCCAGGCGCTCGCGCACGAACTCGCCAACGAGCCCACGCTGGCCTTCGCATGCGGCCGCTACGAAGGCATCGATGAGCGCGTGCTGGACTGGGCGCGTGAGCGGTTCGAAGTACGGCCGGTCAGCCTCGGAGACTATGTTCTGAATGGGGGAGAGGTGGCCGTCATGGCCATGGTCGAAGCGATCGCTCGGCTGATCCCCGGCGTCGTGGGGAACCCGGAATCGCTCGTGGAGGAGTCGCACTCGGATGGACTCCTCGAATATCCGGTGTACACGAAGCCTTCGTCATGGCGCGGACTCGACGTTCCAGAGGTTCTCCTGAGCGGCAACCACGGGCGGATCGCCAAGTGGCGTCGGGAGCAGCAGCTGCGACGCACCGCCGCGCGCCGGCCCGAGCTGTTGGACGGCGCGGACGCTTCCCAATTCAGCGGCGGCGAGCGTGAGGTCCTGCGGGAACTCGGGTACGGCGTGGACGACGGCGGGCATCTGGTCCGCGCCTGA
- a CDS encoding DUF2469 domain-containing protein, giving the protein MSAEDLENYETDMELQLYREYRDVVSLFSYVVETERRFYLANHVDLQARSADGEVYFDLTLQDAWVWDVYRSARFVKSVRVITFKDVNVEELPKVEDLALPKDGLGT; this is encoded by the coding sequence ATGAGCGCTGAAGACCTCGAGAACTACGAGACGGACATGGAGCTCCAGCTCTACCGCGAGTACCGCGACGTTGTCTCGTTGTTCAGCTATGTCGTGGAGACCGAGCGGCGTTTCTACCTGGCCAATCACGTCGACCTTCAGGCCCGATCCGCCGACGGCGAGGTCTACTTCGATCTGACGCTCCAGGACGCGTGGGTGTGGGACGTCTACCGCAGCGCACGCTTCGTGAAGAGCGTTCGCGTCATCACCTTCAAAGACGTCAATGTCGAGGAGCTTCCGAAGGTGGAGGACTTGGCGCTTCCGAAGGATGGTCTGGGGACATAG
- the thiC gene encoding phosphomethylpyrimidine synthase ThiC, which produces MSTTSATTEQHPAHSLAFVEESEHGLRVPVTEIALDDSPNGSPNPPLRVYRTAGPGSDPVVGLPAYRAAWIEERDDTEAYEGRERNLLDDGRSALRRGAASSEWKGARPVPRRAKSGGRVTQMHYARQGITTPEMRYVALRENCDAELVRSEVASGRAIIPSNINHPESEPMIIGKAFLVKINANIGNSAVTSSIAEEVDKLQWATKWGADTVMDLSTGDDIHTTREWIIRNSPVPIGTVPIYQALEKVNGDASALTWEVFRDTVIEQCEQGVDYMTIHAGVLLRYVPLTANRVTGIVSRGGSIMAGWCLAHHEENFLYTHFDELCEIFAQYDVAFSLGDGLRPGSTADANDAAQFAELDTLAELTKRAWKYDVQVMVEGPGHIPFHLVRENVERQQELCDGAPFYTLGPLVTDVAPGYDHITSAIGATEIARYGTAMLCYVTPKEHLGLPNKDDVKTGVITYKIAAHAADLAKGHPGANERDDALSKARFEFRWKDQFSLSLDPATAEAFHDETLPAEPAKTAHFCSMCGPKFCSMRISQDIRDEFGSKEAQEAIAEEGMKQKSAEFLAQGGKVYLPETISVGSPD; this is translated from the coding sequence ATCAGCACCACCTCTGCTACAACGGAGCAGCACCCAGCCCATTCCCTCGCGTTCGTCGAGGAGAGCGAGCACGGGCTCCGCGTGCCAGTTACCGAGATCGCGCTGGACGACTCCCCCAACGGCTCCCCCAACCCGCCGTTGCGCGTGTACCGAACCGCCGGCCCAGGGAGCGATCCCGTCGTCGGGCTTCCGGCCTACCGGGCCGCCTGGATCGAGGAACGGGATGACACCGAGGCCTACGAGGGCAGGGAACGCAACCTGCTCGACGACGGCCGCTCGGCGCTGCGGCGCGGGGCAGCCTCGTCGGAGTGGAAGGGCGCACGGCCTGTTCCGAGGCGAGCCAAGAGCGGGGGGCGTGTGACCCAGATGCACTACGCACGTCAGGGAATCACGACGCCCGAGATGCGCTATGTGGCCCTCCGCGAGAACTGCGATGCCGAACTGGTACGCAGCGAAGTCGCCTCCGGCCGCGCCATCATCCCGAGCAACATCAACCACCCGGAGTCGGAGCCGATGATCATCGGCAAGGCCTTCCTTGTGAAGATCAACGCGAACATCGGCAATTCGGCCGTGACCTCGTCGATCGCCGAGGAGGTCGACAAGCTCCAGTGGGCCACCAAATGGGGCGCCGACACCGTGATGGACCTCTCGACGGGTGACGACATCCACACGACCCGCGAGTGGATCATCCGCAACTCCCCCGTGCCGATCGGCACCGTGCCGATCTATCAGGCGCTCGAGAAAGTCAACGGGGACGCATCGGCCCTCACGTGGGAAGTCTTCCGGGACACCGTCATTGAGCAGTGCGAGCAGGGCGTCGACTACATGACGATCCATGCGGGCGTCCTGTTGCGCTACGTTCCCCTCACGGCCAACCGCGTCACCGGCATCGTCTCGCGCGGCGGGTCGATCATGGCCGGCTGGTGTCTCGCCCACCACGAGGAGAACTTCCTCTACACCCACTTCGACGAGCTCTGCGAGATCTTCGCCCAGTACGACGTCGCCTTCTCCCTCGGCGACGGCCTGCGCCCCGGTTCGACAGCGGATGCGAACGACGCCGCGCAGTTCGCCGAGCTGGACACGCTCGCCGAGCTCACGAAGCGAGCGTGGAAGTACGACGTCCAGGTCATGGTCGAGGGGCCGGGCCACATCCCGTTCCACCTGGTTCGCGAGAACGTCGAGCGCCAGCAGGAGCTGTGCGACGGAGCCCCGTTCTACACGCTGGGTCCGCTGGTCACCGACGTGGCCCCGGGCTACGACCACATCACGTCGGCGATCGGTGCAACCGAGATCGCGCGCTATGGGACGGCGATGCTGTGCTATGTGACCCCCAAGGAGCACTTGGGGCTGCCGAACAAGGACGATGTCAAGACCGGCGTCATCACCTACAAGATCGCAGCCCACGCGGCCGACCTCGCGAAGGGGCATCCCGGCGCGAACGAGCGTGACGATGCCCTCTCCAAGGCGCGCTTCGAATTCCGCTGGAAGGACCAGTTCTCGCTCTCGCTCGACCCTGCCACGGCCGAGGCATTCCACGATGAGACCCTGCCGGCTGAACCTGCGAAGACGGCCCACTTCTGCTCGATGTGCGGCCCGAAGTTCTGCTCGATGCGCATCTCGCAGGACATTCGGGACGAGTTCGGCTCCAAGGAGGCGCAGGAGGCCATCGCCGAAGAGGGGATGAAGCAGAAGAGCGCCGAGTTCCTCGCCCAAGGCGGGAAGGTCTACCTCCCGGAGACCATCTCCGTCGGTTCGCCGGACTAG
- the rimM gene encoding ribosome maturation factor RimM (Essential for efficient processing of 16S rRNA): protein MQVRVARIGKPHGIRGEVTVQVLTDSPEDRFVGGAVFDVDPAAQSPLAVRSLTVRSARWNKDILVLGFEEVADRSRAEELRGATLSIDTDEVEDEDDEGWYEHELVGLEVRVDGERVGTVSALQVMPAQDLLVIETPQGEVLVPFVEEIVPEVDPEGGFVVVVPPAGLFELNAEPKEAAEGVPGAEDDGGKGA, encoded by the coding sequence ATGCAGGTTCGGGTCGCGCGCATCGGAAAGCCCCACGGGATCCGGGGCGAGGTGACGGTGCAGGTCCTGACGGACTCGCCCGAGGACCGCTTCGTGGGGGGCGCAGTGTTCGACGTCGATCCCGCCGCCCAGAGTCCGCTCGCCGTGCGCTCACTTACCGTGCGGTCTGCGCGCTGGAACAAGGACATCCTCGTGCTCGGGTTCGAGGAAGTCGCAGACCGCAGCAGGGCCGAAGAACTGCGCGGTGCCACCCTCTCCATCGACACCGATGAGGTCGAGGACGAGGACGACGAGGGCTGGTACGAGCACGAGCTCGTGGGGCTCGAGGTGCGCGTTGATGGCGAGCGCGTGGGAACCGTGTCAGCGCTGCAGGTGATGCCAGCTCAAGACCTGCTCGTGATTGAAACTCCACAGGGCGAGGTTCTCGTCCCCTTCGTCGAGGAGATCGTGCCGGAAGTCGACCCCGAAGGCGGCTTCGTCGTCGTCGTCCCTCCGGCAGGCCTGTTCGAGCTCAATGCCGAGCCGAAAGAGGCGGCTGAAGGCGTTCCCGGGGCCGAGGACGACGGCGGGAAGGGCGCCTAG
- a CDS encoding RNA-binding protein, which yields MLADALEHLVRGIVDNPDDVIVEAKNSRRGDVLEVRVHQDDLGRVIGRQGRTARALRTVVGALAEGDSVRVDVVDTDRRR from the coding sequence TTGCTGGCCGACGCGCTCGAGCACCTCGTCCGTGGAATCGTGGACAATCCCGACGATGTCATCGTGGAGGCGAAGAACAGCCGCCGCGGCGATGTGCTCGAGGTCCGCGTCCATCAGGATGACCTGGGCCGGGTGATCGGCCGACAGGGCCGGACCGCCCGTGCGCTGCGCACGGTCGTCGGCGCCCTCGCCGAGGGCGACTCGGTTCGGGTCGACGTCGTCGACACCGACCGTCGCCGCTAG